In Gammaproteobacteria bacterium, the following proteins share a genomic window:
- a CDS encoding membrane hypothetical protein (Evidence 5 : Unknown function) → MKSWATDAMNTPRAFLDTPRIANHAWRSLNKWGQLRVPKWNIWRNLQELLMVVGLIFVALPIGAEEVSPAVACPAGNLIAGRMPIEDTDIDGDLVRLTDDAVANEGAFWDSFPAVVLVTSAGSVTYDLGGPTRLQVAYLQADANDRYTIFTSLDGVSFQRLIDFTTVEGHGLRGRAATLRGTVARYVRIGEALGDSFFSMSEFQIFCQLPDPFPPKFKVLQVPVEPVADSDYFEWNNITSARFELVLALLGLALLIWGAWLTRKGRSNEHKKLRDGLLALLGIIAGAAYINLGAFHFSSFIHDWDTFHYYIGSKYFRELEYDRLYECTAIADWEAGFERRVELRKMMNLRTNEMELTTEILRHPERCKSHFSEERWASFQNDITWFRDRMTAKRWEDLQTDHGFNGTPVWTIAGTILSNTGPASDTQIVILDAIDCFLMLGMVGFIWWAFGWRVLCIALLVYSTNFPNRWYWTGGSLLRYDWLLWTVAAVCLARKERYFLSGAAIGYAILLRIFPGFLMLGPAVAMVLQLFRKRRIDRRYLAMIGGIVLSVVMLVPISFLTANSPQIYERFVENTIKHRNTPLTNYMGLPTLIAWRPTEMGRYLRSDALVDPWSTWKQARRDAAQEFKWLFLLTVATALVLLARAVHDREPWFALALGATMIGVSVELTCYYYAFLIVIALLTERHRNVGIVLLGVTFLTQVIAAVGVFGILNWSDEQYTAMSAVTMMGLVMLLYWFGFKPKSVVESAD, encoded by the coding sequence ATGAAGTCTTGGGCCACAGATGCCATGAATACGCCTCGTGCGTTTTTAGATACACCTCGAATAGCCAATCATGCATGGCGTAGTTTGAACAAATGGGGGCAATTGCGGGTGCCCAAGTGGAATATCTGGCGTAACCTCCAGGAATTATTGATGGTGGTTGGGCTAATCTTCGTGGCCTTACCGATTGGCGCGGAGGAGGTTTCTCCGGCGGTGGCCTGCCCGGCGGGGAATTTAATTGCGGGACGGATGCCAATAGAAGACACCGATATCGATGGCGATCTGGTGCGATTAACTGATGATGCGGTTGCCAACGAAGGGGCCTTTTGGGATTCATTTCCGGCGGTGGTTCTCGTTACATCGGCGGGAAGTGTAACCTACGATCTGGGGGGGCCGACTCGCTTACAAGTTGCCTATCTCCAGGCCGATGCCAACGACCGGTATACGATATTTACGTCGCTTGACGGGGTTTCATTCCAACGCCTGATCGACTTTACTACGGTAGAGGGACACGGTTTGCGTGGACGCGCCGCCACTTTACGAGGCACCGTTGCCCGCTACGTGCGCATTGGCGAGGCGCTAGGCGATAGTTTTTTCTCGATGTCTGAATTTCAGATATTCTGCCAGCTTCCCGATCCGTTCCCGCCAAAGTTCAAGGTGTTGCAGGTTCCCGTAGAACCGGTCGCCGATTCTGATTATTTCGAGTGGAACAATATTACGAGTGCGCGTTTTGAGTTGGTGCTCGCGTTGCTTGGTCTCGCGTTGTTGATCTGGGGGGCGTGGCTAACCCGTAAGGGTCGATCGAACGAACATAAAAAGTTACGCGATGGCCTGTTGGCCTTACTCGGTATCATTGCGGGTGCGGCCTATATCAATCTCGGGGCATTTCATTTCTCAAGTTTCATCCATGATTGGGATACCTTTCACTATTATATAGGATCAAAATATTTCCGCGAACTTGAATATGATCGTCTGTACGAATGTACTGCAATTGCCGACTGGGAAGCTGGGTTTGAGCGGCGGGTAGAGTTGCGGAAGATGATGAATCTGCGAACCAATGAGATGGAACTGACAACGGAAATTCTGAGGCACCCCGAGCGTTGCAAGAGTCACTTCTCGGAGGAGCGTTGGGCGTCGTTCCAGAATGACATTACCTGGTTTCGTGACCGTATGACCGCCAAAAGATGGGAGGATCTGCAGACGGACCACGGTTTCAACGGAACCCCGGTCTGGACAATTGCCGGAACGATCCTATCGAATACGGGGCCAGCCTCCGATACACAGATTGTTATACTCGATGCGATCGATTGTTTCTTGATGTTGGGGATGGTGGGATTCATCTGGTGGGCGTTTGGTTGGCGGGTTCTCTGTATAGCCTTACTGGTTTATTCGACCAATTTCCCCAATCGCTGGTATTGGACAGGGGGGTCGTTGTTGCGTTACGATTGGTTATTATGGACCGTCGCGGCGGTTTGCTTGGCACGCAAAGAACGTTACTTCCTCAGTGGGGCCGCCATTGGTTACGCGATATTGCTCCGTATCTTCCCAGGCTTCTTGATGTTGGGTCCAGCGGTCGCTATGGTGTTGCAATTGTTCAGAAAACGACGAATTGATCGGCGCTATCTCGCGATGATCGGGGGTATCGTACTGAGTGTGGTGATGCTCGTTCCGATTAGTTTTCTGACGGCCAATAGTCCGCAAATCTACGAGCGCTTTGTCGAAAATACCATTAAGCACCGCAATACGCCGCTCACAAACTATATGGGGTTACCCACGCTTATAGCCTGGCGGCCAACCGAGATGGGTCGTTACCTGCGTAGCGATGCGTTGGTCGACCCGTGGTCGACGTGGAAGCAGGCACGGCGCGACGCTGCCCAGGAGTTTAAATGGCTTTTTCTACTGACAGTGGCGACGGCGCTGGTATTGTTGGCGCGGGCGGTCCACGACCGTGAACCTTGGTTTGCGCTCGCGCTTGGGGCCACGATGATCGGTGTTAGCGTCGAGTTGACTTGTTACTACTATGCGTTCCTGATCGTGATCGCGTTGCTAACGGAACGGCATCGAAATGTTGGCATAGTGCTTTTGGGAGTGACCTTTTTGACCCAGGTCATTGCCGCCGTCGGGGTGTTTGGCATATTGAATTGGAGCGACGAGCAATATACCGCCATGTCGGCCGTAACTATGATGGGTTTGGTAATGCTGCTCTATTGGTTTGGGTTCAAGCCCAAATCCGTTGTTGAATCTGCAGATTAA
- the gatB gene encoding Aspartyl/glutamyl-tRNA(Asn/Gln) amidotransferase subunit B translates to MGWESVIGLEIHAQLSTKSKIFSAASTAFGAPPNTQACAVDLGLPGVLPVLNEEVVNMAVKFGLAISAQVARRSVFARKNYFYPDLPKGYQISQYELPVVGPGKLTILLDDGSTKVVGVTRAHLEEDAGKSLHEDFNDLTGIDLNRAGTPLLEIVSEPDLRSAREAVAYMKKIHALVRYLDICDGNMQEGSLRCDANISVRRIGAPLGTRAEIKNLNSFRFVERAIDYEIDRQISLLEGGGTVVQETRLYDPERNETRPLRSKEEANDYRYFPDPDLLPLVIDDAFIETMRHNLPELPDDKHERFMYEYGLSSYDATVLTATREMADFYEATEHAADGEAKLAANWVMGDLSAALNKFGVEVIASSVTPAMLGGMIQRITDGTITGKIAKEVFEAMWAGEGDADTVIERRGLRQVNDSAALEAVIERVMVDNPVQVTQYRAGKDKLIGFFVGQVMKITGGKANPGQLNDLLRRKLSG, encoded by the coding sequence ATGGGATGGGAATCAGTCATCGGGCTTGAGATCCACGCCCAACTCTCCACCAAAAGTAAGATCTTCTCCGCTGCCTCGACCGCCTTTGGGGCCCCCCCCAACACCCAGGCGTGTGCGGTCGACCTCGGCCTGCCCGGTGTGCTGCCGGTACTCAATGAAGAAGTAGTGAACATGGCGGTCAAATTCGGATTGGCCATCTCCGCCCAGGTGGCGCGACGTTCCGTTTTTGCCCGCAAGAATTATTTTTATCCAGACCTCCCCAAGGGCTACCAGATCAGTCAGTACGAGCTACCGGTGGTAGGTCCGGGCAAGCTGACCATCCTATTGGATGACGGTAGCACCAAGGTTGTGGGCGTGACCCGCGCCCACCTGGAAGAGGACGCCGGTAAGTCGCTCCATGAGGACTTCAACGACCTCACCGGCATCGACCTCAATCGTGCCGGCACGCCCCTGCTCGAGATCGTCTCCGAGCCCGACCTCCGTTCCGCGCGGGAGGCAGTGGCGTATATGAAGAAAATCCACGCCTTGGTGCGTTATCTGGACATCTGCGACGGCAACATGCAGGAAGGTAGCCTGCGTTGCGATGCCAACATCTCAGTGCGCCGGATCGGGGCGCCCCTCGGTACCCGTGCGGAGATCAAAAATCTTAATTCCTTTCGCTTCGTGGAGCGTGCCATCGACTACGAGATTGATCGTCAAATCAGTCTTCTGGAAGGAGGCGGAACGGTGGTACAGGAGACCCGCCTCTACGACCCGGAACGCAACGAGACTCGTCCTCTACGCAGTAAAGAAGAGGCCAACGACTACCGTTATTTCCCCGATCCCGATCTACTACCGTTGGTTATCGATGATGCTTTTATCGAAACCATGCGCCATAATCTGCCGGAATTACCCGACGATAAGCACGAGCGGTTTATGTACGAATACGGCCTCTCTTCCTACGATGCTACGGTACTTACCGCAACGCGCGAGATGGCGGATTTCTATGAAGCTACCGAACACGCCGCCGATGGCGAAGCCAAACTTGCCGCCAATTGGGTGATGGGTGATCTATCCGCAGCGTTGAATAAATTTGGGGTCGAGGTTATTGCAAGTTCGGTTACCCCAGCCATGCTCGGCGGAATGATCCAACGTATCACGGATGGTACCATTACCGGTAAAATCGCCAAAGAGGTATTCGAAGCAATGTGGGCCGGTGAAGGTGACGCCGATACGGTCATCGAACGCCGTGGATTGCGTCAAGTAAACGACAGCGCGGCCTTGGAAGCGGTAATCGAGCGCGTAATGGTGGATAATCCAGTCCAAGTGACCCAATACCGTGCTGGCAAGGACAAACTCATCGGCTTTTTCGTTGGCCAGGTGATGAAGATTACCGGCGGCAAGGCGAATCCAGGTCAGTTGAACGATCTGTTACGGCGTAAGCTCTCCGGATAA
- the cysQ gene encoding 3'(2'),5'-bisphosphate nucleotidase CysQ — protein sequence MPSSKEDLAQLLPTVITLAKEAGRRIMEIYQSDFQVDIKSDQSPLTAADMASHYCLVEGLGKLSPLYPILSEESSNIPFEERSQWETFWLIDPLDGTKEFIKRNGEFTVNVALIDRQQPVLGVIYVPAKDLCYFAAVGIGAFRQTGETTPEAIAVQSKAPSPLRVVGSRSHSGEALLAYLDRLGDCELMVSGSSLKFCLVADASADLYPRFGLTSEWDTAAAHCIVRAAGGEVTDLQGQPLHYNAKESILNPHFLVFGDQSRDWAGIAAMK from the coding sequence ATGCCCTCCTCCAAAGAAGATCTCGCCCAACTCCTTCCCACGGTCATTACTCTTGCCAAAGAGGCAGGACGACGCATCATGGAAATCTACCAGTCTGATTTTCAGGTAGATATCAAGTCAGACCAATCGCCGCTAACCGCCGCCGATATGGCCTCCCACTATTGCCTGGTAGAAGGACTAGGGAAGTTATCACCGCTCTACCCGATACTCTCCGAGGAATCAAGCAATATACCGTTTGAGGAACGTTCACAATGGGAGACTTTCTGGTTGATCGATCCGTTAGACGGTACCAAGGAATTTATCAAGCGTAACGGGGAATTTACGGTCAACGTGGCCCTGATTGACCGTCAACAGCCGGTATTGGGGGTTATCTATGTACCGGCCAAAGATTTATGTTACTTCGCAGCGGTAGGAATTGGGGCATTTCGCCAGACCGGTGAGACAACGCCTGAGGCAATTGCGGTGCAGTCAAAGGCGCCCTCGCCATTACGAGTCGTGGGGAGCCGCTCCCATTCAGGAGAGGCGTTGTTGGCGTATCTAGATCGCCTGGGCGACTGTGAATTGATGGTGAGTGGTAGCTCACTTAAATTTTGCCTGGTGGCCGATGCGAGTGCCGATCTCTATCCTCGCTTCGGTCTTACCTCCGAGTGGGATACCGCAGCGGCCCATTGTATAGTTCGCGCAGCAGGAGGCGAGGTAACCGATCTCCAAGGACAACCATTACATTACAACGCGAAAGAATCGATCCTAAACCCACATTTTCTGGTATTCGGTGACCAATCCCGAGATTGGGCGGGAATTGCGGCAATGAAGTAA
- the pcnB gene encoding poly(A) polymerase I has protein sequence MIPRPEHNISRALISDTALKVLYRLLHAGFDAYLVGGGVRDLLLGREPKDFDVATNAHPEQVRQIFRNCRLVGRRFLLAHVHYGQEIVEVATFRAAHDQAEEGEEEGGVMEDGRILRDNVYGTLEQDAWRRDFTVNALYYNIRDFSLMDFGNGINDLKAGVLRLVGEPYSRYREDPVRMLRAIRFSAKLGFKVSPETETPIKELGYLLREIPPARLFDEVLKLFLGGKGLQTFELLRHYHLFEELFPQTELALEQEEGNFPLTLLARALLNTDERVIADKPVAPAFLFAALLWEPVRQEVQRQQGVPILDALHFAADYVLQEQNKRVAIPRRYTLQTREIWFLQGRLAHIRGKRHFHLLDHPRFRAAYDFLLLRAISGEDVRELAAYWTQLQVDRGLAIEDPELTRILSQETEDPSETDAPGTSPPVDAGTEVSQEATAPKRPRRRRRYPAARRNNTAPNR, from the coding sequence GTGATCCCCCGCCCGGAGCATAACATCTCCCGAGCGCTGATCAGCGATACGGCCCTTAAGGTCCTCTATCGCTTACTACATGCCGGTTTCGACGCCTACCTAGTAGGAGGTGGGGTACGTGACCTGCTCCTCGGGCGTGAACCCAAGGACTTCGATGTAGCCACCAACGCCCACCCGGAGCAGGTCCGCCAGATTTTCCGTAACTGTCGTTTGGTGGGCCGCCGCTTTCTGCTGGCCCATGTCCACTACGGTCAGGAGATTGTCGAGGTTGCTACCTTTCGGGCCGCCCACGACCAAGCCGAAGAAGGAGAAGAGGAGGGCGGTGTGATGGAAGATGGACGCATCCTCCGCGACAACGTCTACGGCACCCTAGAGCAAGATGCTTGGCGTCGTGACTTTACGGTCAATGCCCTGTACTACAACATTCGCGATTTCTCGCTGATGGATTTCGGGAATGGTATCAACGACTTGAAGGCTGGGGTGCTGCGCCTCGTGGGGGAACCCTACAGTCGCTATCGTGAAGACCCAGTACGGATGCTGCGCGCCATACGTTTTTCCGCCAAGCTTGGTTTTAAGGTCTCCCCCGAGACGGAGACCCCGATCAAAGAGCTTGGCTATCTGTTACGAGAGATTCCCCCTGCACGGTTGTTTGATGAGGTATTGAAGCTGTTCTTGGGAGGGAAGGGGCTGCAAACCTTTGAGTTGTTGCGCCATTACCATCTGTTTGAGGAACTCTTTCCGCAAACGGAGCTGGCCTTAGAGCAAGAAGAGGGGAATTTTCCGCTCACGCTCCTGGCGCGCGCCCTGCTCAATACCGACGAGCGCGTCATCGCGGACAAACCCGTAGCCCCGGCCTTCCTATTCGCCGCGTTGCTGTGGGAACCGGTACGCCAGGAGGTACAACGTCAGCAGGGGGTGCCAATACTAGATGCTTTGCACTTCGCCGCCGATTATGTGCTTCAGGAACAAAACAAACGGGTTGCCATCCCCCGCCGTTATACACTGCAAACCCGCGAAATCTGGTTCCTCCAGGGGCGTCTTGCCCACATCCGGGGGAAGCGGCATTTTCACCTGCTCGATCACCCCCGCTTTCGGGCGGCCTACGATTTTCTGCTGCTGCGTGCCATCAGCGGCGAGGATGTAAGAGAGCTAGCCGCCTACTGGACTCAACTTCAGGTGGACCGAGGTCTCGCCATTGAAGACCCCGAGCTTACTCGGATATTGAGCCAAGAGACTGAAGATCCTTCAGAAACTGATGCCCCTGGCACATCTCCACCCGTGGATGCTGGTACCGAGGTATCACAGGAAGCTACCGCACCGAAACGTCCACGTCGTCGTCGCCGATATCCAGCGGCACGGCGCAACAACACTGCCCCCAATCGATGA
- a CDS encoding type I restriction enzyme, R subunit, whose protein sequence is MTEDETRAEHIDPQLAATGWGIVDGSRIRRNYPITQGRIEGHGKRGNSLRADYVLVYRNHKLAVNEAKAWNKPLTEGVAQAKDYASKMAIRFAYATNGQGIYCIDMETGKEGEVPRYPTPDELWAMTFAQENAWRDRFAAVPFEDKGGSHPSRYYQDIAVERVMEAIAWSKERILLTLATGTGKTFIAFQIAWKLFHSRWNLSHESSRRPRILFLADRNILANQAYNAFSAFSEDALVRIEPDDIRKKGKVPKNGSLFFTIFQTFMSGPPKDGQSSPYFGDYPPDFFDFIIIDECHRGGANDESNWRGILDYFSPAVQLGLTATPKRKDNVDTYAYFGEPVYIYSLKDGINDGFLTPFKVRQIATTLDEYVYTPDDKLIEGEIEVGKRYEEKDFNKIIEIKERETNRVRIFMEQIKQKEKTIVFCATQDHALAVRNIINQIKESTDPNYCQRVTANDGKLGEQSLRDFQDNERAIPTILTTSHKLSTGVDARNIRNIVLMRPISSMIEFKQIIGRGTRLYDGKDYFTIYDFVKAHHHFNDPEWDGEPAEPAVDEGKEEKRIPGKPSPDDGKTDSENEENRKRRRIKVILADGKARTIQHMMSTTFWHPDGKPMSAQQFMEMLFGKLPEFFKDETELRVLWSLPATRKSLLRELADKGFGNDQLVEMQKIIDAENSDLFDVLAHVAYALPPLAREERAARAKVIISTHFNSKQRVFLDFVLWHYVSVGIKELDQENLSPLLRLKYNNSIKDAITDLGRAEEIGRVFVGFQQYLYQQAA, encoded by the coding sequence ATGACTGAAGACGAAACCAGAGCCGAACATATTGACCCACAACTTGCAGCGACAGGTTGGGGCATCGTCGATGGCAGCAGGATTAGACGCAACTATCCAATTACACAAGGACGCATTGAAGGACATGGTAAGCGTGGCAATTCGCTTAGAGCCGACTATGTGTTGGTCTACCGCAATCACAAACTGGCAGTCAATGAAGCCAAGGCATGGAACAAGCCACTGACTGAAGGAGTAGCCCAGGCCAAGGATTACGCGAGTAAAATGGCCATACGCTTTGCCTATGCCACCAATGGACAAGGCATCTACTGCATTGACATGGAAACCGGCAAGGAAGGCGAAGTCCCACGCTATCCCACGCCGGATGAGCTATGGGCAATGACTTTTGCCCAAGAAAATGCTTGGCGTGATCGCTTTGCTGCTGTGCCATTTGAAGATAAAGGAGGCTCACATCCCAGCCGCTACTATCAAGACATCGCTGTTGAGCGTGTTATGGAAGCCATCGCATGGAGCAAGGAGCGTATTTTACTGACGCTGGCCACTGGTACGGGGAAGACTTTCATCGCTTTCCAAATAGCCTGGAAACTATTTCATAGCCGCTGGAATCTAAGCCACGAGTCATCACGCCGTCCTAGAATCCTGTTTCTTGCGGACCGCAACATCCTTGCCAACCAAGCCTACAACGCATTTTCAGCCTTTTCCGAGGATGCACTGGTGCGGATTGAGCCCGATGATATCCGCAAAAAGGGCAAGGTACCTAAGAATGGCAGCCTGTTCTTTACTATCTTCCAAACCTTCATGAGTGGTCCACCCAAGGATGGGCAGTCTTCGCCCTACTTTGGTGATTATCCACCTGACTTCTTCGACTTCATCATTATCGACGAATGCCATCGTGGTGGAGCAAACGATGAAAGCAACTGGCGTGGGATTCTTGATTACTTTTCCCCAGCGGTACAACTTGGATTAACTGCCACCCCCAAGCGTAAGGACAACGTGGACACCTATGCCTACTTTGGTGAACCCGTCTACATCTATTCGCTCAAGGATGGCATCAATGATGGTTTTCTAACGCCATTCAAGGTAAGGCAAATTGCTACAACGCTAGACGAATATGTTTACACGCCTGACGATAAGCTAATCGAAGGTGAAATTGAAGTTGGCAAACGCTATGAAGAGAAAGATTTCAACAAGATCATTGAAATTAAAGAGCGTGAAACCAATCGTGTAAGGATATTCATGGAACAGATTAAGCAGAAGGAGAAAACTATCGTCTTTTGTGCTACTCAAGACCATGCGCTGGCTGTGCGTAACATTATCAATCAAATAAAGGAAAGCACTGATCCCAATTACTGCCAACGAGTCACTGCTAATGATGGAAAACTTGGGGAGCAAAGTCTGCGTGACTTTCAGGATAATGAAAGAGCGATTCCAACAATATTGACTACATCACATAAACTTTCAACGGGTGTAGATGCCCGTAATATTCGTAATATCGTCTTAATGCGACCGATTAGCTCAATGATTGAATTTAAGCAAATCATTGGTCGCGGTACAAGGCTCTATGATGGAAAGGACTACTTTACCATCTATGATTTTGTTAAGGCTCACCATCACTTCAACGACCCAGAATGGGATGGAGAGCCAGCCGAGCCCGCAGTGGATGAAGGTAAGGAAGAAAAACGGATTCCAGGCAAGCCTAGTCCAGATGATGGTAAAACAGATAGTGAAAATGAAGAGAATAGAAAACGCAGGAGGATAAAAGTTATACTTGCTGATGGCAAAGCACGCACCATCCAACACATGATGTCTACTACCTTCTGGCATCCCGATGGAAAACCAATGTCTGCCCAGCAATTTATGGAAATGCTCTTTGGAAAGCTACCCGAATTCTTCAAGGATGAAACTGAGCTTCGCGTTCTCTGGAGCCTACCTGCAACAAGAAAAAGTCTATTGAGAGAACTTGCTGATAAAGGCTTTGGTAATGACCAGTTAGTGGAAATGCAGAAAATCATTGATGCGGAAAATAGCGATTTATTTGATGTTCTGGCTCATGTAGCCTATGCCTTACCACCGCTAGCCCGCGAAGAACGAGCAGCAAGAGCAAAAGTCATCATCAGCACACACTTCAATAGCAAGCAGCGTGTCTTCCTGGACTTCGTGCTATGGCACTATGTCAGCGTTGGTATAAAAGAACTCGACCAAGAAAATCTCAGTCCATTGCTTAGACTGAAATATAACAATTCAATCAAGGATGCAATCACCGACCTGGGAAGGGCCGAAGAGATTGGAAGGGTCTTCGTTGGATTTCAACAATACTTATACCAGCAGGCTGCATAA
- a CDS encoding DUF4411 domain-containing protein, which yields MQIFDASSIIYAWDNYPISQFPGLWEWLASEIKKKNLVMPSVAVEEVENKTPDCCKWLKENELEQLKIGNSILREAIRIKGLLGIADDRYHSKGVGENDIFIIASTRISGAELVSNEGRQNLEVTPAKRKIPAVCAMKEVSIPCVNFIEYIKRSKVVFC from the coding sequence ATGCAAATCTTTGATGCGTCATCCATAATCTACGCATGGGATAACTACCCAATAAGTCAATTTCCAGGACTATGGGAATGGCTCGCATCAGAGATTAAGAAAAAGAATTTAGTAATGCCAAGCGTAGCTGTTGAAGAAGTAGAGAATAAAACACCAGATTGCTGCAAATGGCTAAAAGAAAACGAGCTAGAACAACTTAAAATAGGTAATTCAATTTTGCGGGAGGCTATTCGCATAAAAGGGTTGCTTGGTATTGCAGATGATAGATATCACTCAAAAGGTGTAGGAGAAAACGATATTTTCATCATTGCATCAACACGAATCAGTGGAGCAGAGCTAGTCTCAAATGAGGGCAGGCAGAATCTTGAGGTCACTCCAGCTAAGAGAAAAATTCCAGCAGTCTGTGCAATGAAAGAAGTTTCCATACCATGCGTCAATTTTATTGAATATATTAAGCGTTCAAAAGTAGTTTTTTGTTAA
- the folK gene encoding 2-amino-4-hydroxy-6-hydroxymethyldihydropteridinediphosphokinase has protein sequence MRAYVGLGSNLDDPTAQVRRALVELLRLPASRLAGSSRLYRNLAMDLPGQPVQPDYVNAVAALDTRLPPQVLLRLLLKLELRHQRVRQRRWGPRTLDLDLLLYGNLRLRRYGLTLPHPGLHLRVFVLYPLAELAPHLVIPGRGRLSPLLTHRTRRGLHPLPLWQKRDSIPVHPLPLGGMNSDQPPIG, from the coding sequence ATGCGGGCCTATGTCGGTCTTGGCAGTAACCTGGACGACCCCACCGCACAGGTACGGCGTGCCCTCGTAGAGCTTCTCCGACTCCCTGCTAGCCGCCTCGCAGGGAGTTCGCGACTTTACCGCAATCTAGCCATGGATCTTCCCGGGCAGCCCGTACAGCCGGATTATGTAAACGCCGTGGCCGCCCTCGATACACGCCTGCCCCCCCAGGTTTTGCTACGTCTGTTGCTCAAATTGGAGCTGCGCCATCAGCGGGTGCGACAACGACGTTGGGGGCCGCGCACCCTAGACCTAGACCTATTGCTTTACGGTAACCTACGACTGCGTCGATATGGCCTTACCCTTCCCCACCCTGGTCTGCACCTGCGAGTTTTTGTCCTCTACCCCTTGGCTGAATTAGCGCCACACCTGGTGATCCCAGGAAGAGGCCGATTATCACCACTGTTGACTCATCGTACTCGTCGCGGATTGCATCCCCTCCCTCTGTGGCAAAAGCGTGATTCGATACCGGTTCATCCTCTTCCCTTGGGAGGAATGAATAGTGACCAACCTCCTATTGGATAA
- a CDS encoding hypothetical protein (Evidence 5 : Unknown function), with amino-acid sequence MAKVFTGKVAIPGDKLDEYFALMNKAEEERVPFYNALTALNNEFKEYLTERFSARTADKHASVVGMFIEFLCRYTDVSNLEEVTVGMANSHFHAWYRRKVLFRDITDSERKVALSKFFLFLAEEKGITNSKVLTSFSKTPKRQSSVTSAKTVTEIQSVPEAKQTIILRAKLENNKRVYRDIELPINQTLYALAEAIILSFDFSFDHAFGYYSTETSRKHYDAEDKYELFADLDVEHEPGIKGVKRTKISSAFTEVGQKMTFLFDYGDEWFFLLEARGFGVKTNGAPYPRVLLSKGEAPEQYPDFED; translated from the coding sequence ATGGCCAAAGTTTTTACTGGAAAAGTCGCAATCCCTGGCGATAAACTTGACGAATACTTTGCACTCATGAATAAAGCAGAGGAAGAGCGGGTTCCCTTCTACAATGCCTTGACCGCATTGAATAATGAATTTAAGGAATATCTCACCGAGAGATTCAGCGCTCGCACGGCGGACAAACATGCCTCAGTCGTTGGAATGTTCATCGAATTTCTTTGTCGCTATACCGATGTGAGCAATTTAGAGGAAGTAACGGTGGGGATGGCGAACTCTCACTTCCACGCCTGGTATCGTCGCAAAGTGCTTTTTAGAGACATCACCGATAGCGAGCGAAAGGTTGCTCTCTCTAAATTCTTCCTTTTCCTAGCCGAAGAAAAAGGTATCACCAACAGCAAAGTGTTGACCAGTTTCTCGAAAACTCCCAAGCGGCAATCATCGGTAACCTCCGCCAAAACAGTAACGGAGATTCAGTCCGTACCGGAGGCAAAGCAGACAATTATTCTCCGCGCCAAGCTAGAAAACAACAAACGTGTCTATCGGGATATCGAGTTACCCATCAATCAAACCCTCTATGCATTGGCGGAGGCTATCATTCTGTCTTTCGACTTTTCCTTTGACCATGCGTTTGGTTATTACAGCACGGAGACTTCTCGAAAACATTACGATGCAGAGGATAAGTATGAATTATTTGCCGACCTAGATGTAGAACACGAACCGGGCATCAAGGGTGTTAAACGCACCAAGATCTCAAGCGCTTTTACCGAGGTCGGCCAGAAAATGACGTTCCTTTTTGATTACGGAGACGAATGGTTTTTCTTGCTTGAGGCTCGAGGTTTCGGGGTAAAAACCAACGGCGCACCATATCCGCGGGTATTATTATCCAAGGGCGAAGCGCCAGAACAATATCCTGATTTTGAAGACTGA
- a CDS encoding hypothetical protein (Evidence 5 : Unknown function), producing the protein MTAGTGAQPVLCATPSGCIPSPAYTIDSTRACLQGKVLAGPYPSYTAHCLKLPGYPRLKLI; encoded by the coding sequence TTGACGGCTGGGACCGGTGCCCAGCCGGTCCTCTGTGCGACACCTTCCGGTTGTATCCCCTCCCCTGCCTACACCATCGATAGCACTCGTGCCTGCCTGCAAGGCAAGGTTCTCGCTGGACCATATCCAAGTTATACTGCGCACTGTCTGAAATTACCTGGTTACCCCAGGCTAAAACTCATATAA